Proteins encoded together in one Vulcanisaeta thermophila window:
- a CDS encoding carbohydrate ABC transporter permease → MAGLQNYYKLSRLLTNYLYLLPIIAVVLFLFLYPVAFAVYISFTNFDLYHLFTYTVIGFRIYEQILTSSTFYTLLLNTVIWTVGSLVPMVLVGFVLALILNQRDIRGRNVFFTLFLIPWAFPAYISLVIWSGMWNYKYGIINKFLGLLGIPQINWLNTIPPAWFALILTNLWLSFPYYTAVFLSSLQSIPGELYDIATVDGASAWQKFTSITMPMMRSAIAFVSVGGFVFTWNNFYPIYILTGGGPGIATNILIVYMYQEAFSYGYYNIAAAYSVISTIILIIMALIMLRVGRVLEVIT, encoded by the coding sequence ATGGCCGGCCTTCAAAATTATTATAAGTTAAGTAGACTTCTCACCAACTACCTATACCTACTCCCCATAATCGCCGTGGTCCTATTCCTATTCCTCTACCCCGTGGCCTTCGCGGTTTACATATCATTCACGAACTTCGACTTGTACCACCTATTCACGTACACAGTGATCGGCTTTAGGATTTATGAGCAGATACTAACGAGCAGCACCTTCTACACACTCCTCCTAAACACCGTTATCTGGACCGTGGGGAGCCTAGTACCCATGGTCCTTGTGGGCTTCGTGCTAGCCTTAATACTTAACCAGAGGGATATTAGGGGCAGGAATGTATTCTTCACATTATTCCTAATACCCTGGGCATTCCCAGCCTACATATCACTCGTTATATGGTCGGGCATGTGGAATTATAAGTATGGCATTATTAACAAGTTCCTGGGACTGCTCGGGATACCACAAATTAATTGGTTGAACACCATACCGCCGGCTTGGTTTGCGTTAATACTCACGAACCTATGGTTATCATTCCCATACTACACGGCGGTATTCCTATCAAGCCTCCAGAGCATACCCGGTGAACTCTACGATATAGCCACTGTGGATGGGGCCAGTGCCTGGCAGAAGTTCACTAGCATCACCATGCCCATGATGAGGAGCGCCATCGCCTTCGTCTCCGTGGGTGGCTTCGTTTTCACATGGAACAACTTCTACCCAATATACATACTGACAGGTGGCGGTCCCGGCATAGCCACCAACATACTCATTGTTTACATGTACCAGGAGGCCTTCTCGTACGGTTATTATAACATCGCCGCGGCCTACTCCGTCATATCAACAATAATACTGATAATAATGGCATTGATAATGCTGAGGGTGGGTAGGGTCCTCGAGGTGATAACATGA
- a CDS encoding sugar ABC transporter permease, whose protein sequence is MNRYSLKYALINGVRLAVSYIILVITAVISIFPIYYIIITSLNPIPTLASITITSLLPEKPSLGAYYYIIFREPFILWLKNSLILSSGTVAITLIIAFITGAALSRLDIPGKRTLIVTLYVITFFPFVATALPLYLLFASLHLINSYIGLILAYSGGTSIFSAYLVKIFIDKIPRDYEEAALIDGLNRLEAFFRVLLPMAKPIIAFIALIAFMGAYTDYALANAFITSGNLWTLTLGMYYLAFVNRATLYNVLAAFAVLMGVPIFIVFIAFQKYLVQIYAMGGVKA, encoded by the coding sequence ATGAATAGGTACAGCCTTAAGTATGCGCTCATAAACGGTGTTAGGTTGGCGGTGTCCTACATTATCCTGGTGATCACGGCAGTGATATCCATATTCCCCATCTACTACATAATAATAACCTCACTCAACCCAATACCCACCCTAGCCTCCATAACCATAACATCGCTACTTCCCGAAAAACCCTCACTGGGCGCCTACTACTACATAATCTTCAGGGAGCCCTTCATACTATGGCTTAAGAATAGCCTAATACTGTCCAGTGGTACCGTGGCCATAACCCTAATCATAGCATTCATAACGGGCGCAGCCCTCTCGAGGCTCGACATACCAGGTAAGAGGACCCTGATTGTGACGCTGTACGTAATTACCTTCTTCCCATTCGTAGCCACGGCACTACCGCTATACCTACTCTTCGCATCACTTCACCTAATAAATTCATACATAGGATTGATACTCGCATACTCAGGGGGTACCTCAATATTCAGTGCATACCTGGTTAAGATATTCATCGACAAAATACCCAGGGATTACGAGGAGGCGGCCCTTATCGATGGGCTTAATAGGCTTGAGGCATTCTTCAGGGTCTTACTGCCCATGGCTAAGCCCATAATAGCCTTCATAGCATTAATAGCCTTCATGGGGGCCTACACGGACTATGCCCTGGCCAACGCCTTCATAACCAGTGGCAACCTATGGACACTGACCCTGGGCATGTACTACCTGGCCTTTGTTAATAGGGCCACGCTTTATAACGTCCTAGCGGCATTTGCGGTGCTGATGGGTGTGCCCATTTTCATAGTATTCATAGCCTTCCAGAAATACTTGGTCCAGATATACGCCATGGGTGGTGTCAAGGCCTAA
- a CDS encoding NifB/NifX family molybdenum-iron cluster-binding protein: protein MIRIAFVSNDGETISDGHFAHAKYYVIYDVDENTGEARKVEVRENPLGNLP from the coding sequence ATGATTAGGATAGCCTTCGTATCCAACGATGGGGAAACCATAAGTGATGGCCACTTCGCACATGCAAAGTACTACGTAATATACGATGTCGATGAGAACACGGGAGAGGCCAGGAAGGTTGAGGTTAGGGAGAACCCACTGGGTAACTTGCCATGA
- a CDS encoding extracellular solute-binding protein: MRSMGISKGLLAGIIVIVVVIAVGAYFAVTYHPSPKPAAPPGFVIPISEFTTQNVYNPSWAKTFCSKVGNVTITVWNTYSVSENEAFNASLASFEQLYPCIRVEVTYGVGIATSNFISAAKAGQAPIVYRDTSDDAGKLFAAGLLLNLSQYLPPSVFQEYLPVAARNFYLNTTSAHGYYGLPDNINYIVMFYNKQFITSPPNTTDQLVNMCLQVNKTYGIWCIAYGVGSEWGYRFAAWFAGFGGRIFGPGNMPELNSTAMVNALEFWYNLTYYLHINAPDMNPSLEAQLFTTNKAAIIFDGPWDLGTYFKALGCNLGAAPLPIVSQTGLRAAPLIGSTGWVIASPQASGATPQQIEAALVFILYMTGPTAEENLWTYAHDIPAYVDAYNYALNQLKSGALTPACLNQIMEGILEQAQYGQSFPNIPAMAYYWPAFHQYATEYFANQITAQAAAQGMEQYILQQMSQGG, from the coding sequence ATGAGGTCAATGGGTATATCAAAGGGGTTACTTGCGGGCATAATAGTTATAGTGGTGGTAATAGCAGTGGGCGCCTACTTCGCAGTTACCTATCACCCATCACCAAAACCCGCGGCGCCACCTGGTTTCGTAATACCCATATCTGAATTCACGACACAGAATGTCTATAACCCAAGCTGGGCTAAGACCTTCTGTTCCAAGGTTGGTAATGTGACAATAACAGTATGGAATACCTACAGCGTTAGTGAGAATGAGGCGTTCAACGCGTCCCTAGCATCCTTTGAGCAATTATACCCATGTATACGTGTTGAGGTTACTTACGGTGTGGGCATAGCAACGAGCAACTTCATATCAGCCGCCAAGGCAGGGCAGGCACCCATTGTATATAGGGACACGAGTGATGATGCGGGTAAGCTCTTCGCCGCCGGGTTATTACTGAACCTCTCCCAGTACTTACCGCCCTCGGTGTTCCAGGAGTACTTACCAGTGGCTGCCAGGAACTTCTACCTAAACACCACCAGTGCCCATGGTTACTATGGATTACCCGATAACATTAATTACATAGTCATGTTCTACAACAAGCAGTTTATAACATCACCACCCAACACCACAGACCAATTAGTAAACATGTGCCTTCAGGTAAACAAGACATACGGAATTTGGTGCATAGCCTATGGTGTAGGCTCAGAATGGGGTTATAGGTTTGCGGCTTGGTTCGCGGGGTTTGGTGGCCGCATCTTCGGGCCCGGTAACATGCCCGAGCTCAACTCCACAGCCATGGTTAATGCCCTGGAATTCTGGTACAACCTAACCTACTACCTACACATAAACGCGCCTGACATGAATCCAAGCCTAGAGGCCCAGTTATTCACAACGAATAAGGCAGCCATAATATTCGACGGTCCCTGGGACCTGGGCACCTACTTCAAGGCCCTGGGCTGTAACCTAGGCGCTGCCCCACTACCCATTGTTAGCCAGACTGGACTACGCGCAGCACCACTCATTGGCAGCACTGGTTGGGTCATAGCATCACCACAGGCTAGTGGTGCCACTCCACAGCAGATAGAGGCTGCGTTGGTATTCATACTCTACATGACGGGGCCCACAGCCGAGGAGAACCTGTGGACGTATGCCCACGACATACCAGCCTACGTTGACGCGTACAACTACGCACTCAATCAACTAAAGAGCGGTGCCCTAACACCTGCCTGTCTTAACCAAATAATGGAGGGCATACTAGAGCAGGCCCAGTATGGCCAGTCATTCCCCAACATACCGGCCATGGCATACTACTGGCCGGCGTTCCACCAGTACGCCACTGAGTACTTCGCAAACCAAATAACAGCCCAGGCCGCGGCTCAGGGTATGGAGCAGTACATACTCCAGCAGATGTCGCAGGGCGGTTAA
- a CDS encoding glycoside hydrolase family 57 protein, translated as MSKIIRLLMPVINKITGTILLMVLLVSVATIVHAQCNYTVTFNVEPTSGPAYITIYLSGLPPNQTVYLHWGIEPYPQGPWSDITDTLMSWDGHNYTVTIGPFQPGTWVAWVFHDATTNTWINYQCQPFWNWNVNVNPPNQGLTWAYVYPNGSILITMLGRAPDNVILWYGLTSGPGNVPWYTVNGTPGAMQAQMSFNPLWGNYSVLIGPFKPGQWIQWVYYDESTNTWLHCSSNLVMGSVVCTPNGNFAIQDVYSPLVFINATYSRYVYTEGQVATVYVTFENEFPSPITVNLILNINGHTYSYNGVSVPTGYSVVALNFTVDLPQGIYTPTLYAYSNGELLTEASLPNLYVLNTTGKPPISLVIVWNMHQPLYIEPNGTWEQAWALLHTCHDFLWNGTWVGAYELQAMLINEYNVSVTIDFTPVLLYQWETILSEGRFPYEPVWPSPSQLNVNLTQCIEAINYTLNLYREEAQEGKLEILTVPFYHPLQAIIYDNGWQSDLIAQLLMGEEMTYRVFGVNATGAWTPEMAFNMGLVHLYNETGIEFTILDAQAFLPYVTVVNGTPSEYGPIIVKDSLGEQIIVLFRDTDLSNAFSFQYFSQPPQVTARELIHYLARIYMQHPGAVVVVALDGENPLIFNPMTGPYDLNAIYQALSEYQGQWLITQTAEEAIKTHSPVAVVTNLPESSWNLNLNNWNNGYPGKIEIWDSVANAREYLVAFTKAVGMPISPVIPLPFNTTPNSTNPIYTLWNYLYIAEGSDWTWQTGPPNYGPAWFKEQALTYTNAIINTIKDWLSQVRLIRYEVEDCELVVQIYNGLNYTLHVNLVASNSTYSVSIPITLRPRHITTVPIMGITNVTTITLYSPVTDNELGAHLIPISSYGFPLRTFTIHTTSNTQCTVKGNGNNDTNPVAALTAFIAGALIIITALVIMRRH; from the coding sequence ATATCAAAGATAATACGTTTACTCATGCCAGTAATTAATAAAATAACCGGAACAATACTACTAATGGTCTTGCTGGTATCGGTGGCAACCATAGTCCATGCACAGTGCAATTACACGGTAACCTTCAATGTGGAGCCCACAAGCGGGCCCGCCTACATAACCATATACCTCTCTGGTTTACCACCAAACCAAACCGTTTACCTACACTGGGGTATTGAACCATACCCACAGGGTCCCTGGTCGGACATAACGGATACACTGATGAGTTGGGATGGTCATAACTACACCGTGACCATTGGGCCCTTCCAACCGGGCACGTGGGTTGCCTGGGTATTTCATGATGCAACCACCAACACCTGGATTAACTACCAATGCCAACCCTTCTGGAACTGGAACGTTAATGTTAACCCACCCAACCAGGGATTGACATGGGCCTACGTGTACCCCAACGGTTCCATCCTAATAACGATGTTAGGCAGGGCTCCAGACAACGTGATACTATGGTACGGCTTAACCTCAGGCCCTGGTAATGTGCCCTGGTACACCGTGAACGGCACGCCAGGCGCTATGCAGGCCCAGATGTCCTTCAACCCACTCTGGGGTAATTACTCCGTGCTAATAGGCCCATTCAAGCCTGGCCAGTGGATTCAGTGGGTTTATTATGATGAGAGCACCAACACGTGGCTCCACTGCTCCAGCAACTTAGTAATGGGTTCCGTGGTTTGCACGCCCAACGGCAACTTCGCAATTCAAGATGTATACTCACCGCTTGTGTTTATAAATGCCACGTATAGTAGGTACGTCTATACCGAGGGTCAGGTGGCCACTGTCTACGTGACCTTCGAGAATGAGTTCCCAAGCCCCATCACCGTTAATCTAATCCTGAACATCAATGGCCACACCTACAGTTACAATGGGGTTTCCGTGCCCACGGGTTACTCCGTGGTGGCGCTGAACTTCACGGTGGACCTGCCCCAGGGAATATACACGCCAACGCTCTACGCATACAGTAATGGGGAGTTGCTCACAGAGGCTTCACTACCCAACCTATACGTGTTGAATACCACGGGTAAGCCGCCCATTAGCCTGGTCATTGTTTGGAACATGCACCAGCCACTGTATATAGAGCCCAACGGAACCTGGGAGCAGGCATGGGCCCTACTTCACACGTGCCATGACTTCTTATGGAATGGAACTTGGGTTGGTGCCTATGAGTTGCAGGCTATGTTGATTAATGAGTATAACGTAAGCGTCACAATAGACTTCACCCCGGTCCTGCTATACCAGTGGGAGACCATACTAAGCGAGGGTAGGTTCCCATACGAGCCCGTTTGGCCAAGCCCATCACAGCTGAATGTGAACCTGACCCAATGCATTGAAGCCATTAATTACACGCTGAACCTGTACAGGGAGGAGGCTCAGGAGGGTAAGTTGGAGATCTTAACGGTACCCTTCTACCACCCACTCCAGGCAATAATATACGATAATGGGTGGCAGAGCGACTTGATAGCGCAGTTACTCATGGGTGAGGAGATGACGTACAGGGTATTCGGCGTAAACGCAACGGGTGCCTGGACCCCAGAGATGGCATTTAACATGGGCCTTGTGCACCTATACAATGAGACTGGCATTGAATTCACAATACTGGACGCACAGGCTTTCCTACCCTACGTAACTGTGGTAAACGGAACACCCAGTGAGTATGGTCCCATCATTGTTAAGGACTCCCTGGGTGAGCAAATAATCGTGCTCTTCAGGGATACGGACCTGTCCAACGCCTTCTCATTCCAATACTTCAGCCAGCCACCCCAGGTCACCGCTAGGGAGTTGATTCACTACCTGGCTAGGATCTACATGCAACACCCGGGTGCAGTGGTCGTGGTTGCCCTGGACGGTGAGAACCCACTCATATTCAACCCCATGACTGGGCCCTACGACCTAAACGCCATATACCAAGCACTCAGTGAGTACCAGGGACAGTGGCTCATTACGCAGACGGCTGAGGAGGCCATTAAGACCCACAGCCCAGTGGCCGTGGTCACCAACCTACCCGAGTCCTCCTGGAACCTAAACCTAAACAATTGGAATAATGGGTACCCTGGCAAGATAGAGATATGGGATTCCGTGGCCAATGCCAGGGAGTACCTGGTAGCCTTCACCAAGGCCGTTGGGATGCCCATATCACCAGTCATTCCACTACCCTTCAACACAACACCTAACTCCACAAACCCAATATACACACTATGGAACTACCTATACATTGCAGAGGGCAGTGACTGGACGTGGCAAACGGGCCCACCAAACTACGGACCCGCATGGTTTAAGGAGCAAGCCCTCACGTACACAAACGCAATAATAAACACCATAAAGGATTGGCTGTCCCAGGTGAGGCTCATTAGGTATGAGGTTGAGGACTGCGAATTAGTCGTCCAGATATACAACGGACTAAACTACACACTCCACGTTAATCTGGTTGCAAGTAACTCCACATACTCAGTATCAATACCAATAACCCTAAGACCCAGGCACATAACCACAGTACCAATAATGGGGATAACCAACGTAACCACAATAACACTATACTCACCAGTAACGGACAACGAACTAGGAGCCCACCTAATACCCATAAGCAGCTACGGATTCCCATTAAGAACCTTCACAATACACACAACAAGTAATACACAATGTACGGTCAAGGGTAATGGAAACAACGATACAAACCCCGTCGCAGCACTTACGGCGTTCATAGCCGGCGCATTAATCATAATAACCGCACTGGTAATTATGAGAAGACACTGA
- a CDS encoding alpha-amylase family glycosyl hydrolase produces MPVGVFRRGNYYYLRFSVNTKPRVAAFLMGSFTAFMKPIELKFCGSDYCAYLSLPPGKYLYRYVVDGEVVLDDGPVENGYNVLILNGGLPRHGAVGRFFNAIYEVFVDRFNCRRAGDLRDRLGGRLGDVRARLSYIRSMGFDAIYLTPIFKAMSYHGYDVVDYLHVDEGLGGDREFTKLVREAHGLGIKIILDLPIHHTGSEHPAFKMAMGNDPDYARWYYIYGDSYEIFPNAKKMPKLNVYFAGEWIKGVALHWLLRGVDAFRIDVGAGIPPWYLWDLRNFLRTPVIAEVWGDPFLWGHAVDGVMNYQVRDALVKFLSGELSAEEFVRVLKRQLRTLPRYFLRNSWLFLGTHDTPRAMTLLGDINRVKAGLVFIYTWIGTPMVYYGDEVCMEGGEDPDNRRCMDWGSNCRGLRDFIIELSRVRLNPRYVRAVGNSVIYGDEKREVMIRSDRGNVSFKIITK; encoded by the coding sequence ATGCCCGTGGGTGTGTTTAGGCGTGGCAATTACTACTACCTGAGGTTCTCGGTAAATACTAAACCAAGGGTCGCCGCATTTCTAATGGGTAGTTTTACCGCGTTCATGAAGCCCATTGAGCTCAAGTTCTGCGGCTCTGATTATTGCGCCTACCTCTCGCTGCCACCGGGTAAGTACCTGTATAGGTATGTTGTTGATGGTGAGGTGGTCCTCGATGATGGGCCCGTGGAGAATGGGTACAACGTACTCATACTCAATGGGGGATTACCCAGGCATGGCGCCGTGGGTAGGTTTTTCAATGCCATATACGAGGTATTCGTGGACAGGTTCAACTGCAGGAGGGCTGGTGACTTGAGGGATAGGCTTGGTGGTAGGCTTGGGGATGTCAGGGCAAGGCTTAGTTACATAAGGTCCATGGGCTTCGACGCCATTTACCTAACCCCCATTTTCAAGGCCATGTCCTACCATGGATATGACGTTGTGGATTACCTACATGTGGATGAGGGCCTCGGTGGTGACAGGGAATTCACTAAATTGGTCAGGGAGGCGCATGGGCTTGGCATTAAGATCATACTTGACCTGCCAATACACCACACGGGTTCTGAGCACCCAGCATTTAAGATGGCAATGGGTAATGACCCTGATTATGCACGCTGGTACTACATATATGGTGACTCATACGAAATATTCCCAAACGCCAAGAAAATGCCCAAGTTAAATGTCTACTTTGCGGGGGAGTGGATAAAGGGGGTGGCACTTCACTGGTTATTGAGGGGTGTTGACGCCTTCAGAATAGACGTGGGGGCTGGGATACCACCCTGGTACCTGTGGGATTTAAGAAACTTCCTGAGGACACCCGTAATAGCCGAGGTCTGGGGTGACCCATTCCTATGGGGCCACGCGGTTGATGGGGTTATGAATTACCAGGTACGTGACGCCCTGGTTAAATTCCTAAGTGGGGAATTGAGTGCCGAGGAATTTGTTAGGGTGCTTAAGAGGCAATTGAGGACACTACCTAGGTATTTCCTCAGAAATTCCTGGCTCTTTCTAGGGACCCACGACACACCCCGGGCAATGACACTGCTTGGCGACATAAATAGGGTTAAGGCGGGCCTTGTATTTATTTACACATGGATAGGAACACCCATGGTTTACTACGGTGATGAGGTCTGCATGGAGGGTGGTGAGGACCCAGACAATAGGCGTTGCATGGATTGGGGGAGTAATTGTAGGGGGCTCAGGGACTTCATAATTGAATTATCAAGGGTGAGGCTTAATCCCAGGTACGTAAGGGCCGTGGGCAACTCGGTGATTTATGGAGATGAGAAGAGGGAGGTAATGATAAGGAGTGATAGGGGCAACGTTTCATTTAAAATAATCACAAAATAA